Part of the Aythya fuligula isolate bAytFul2 chromosome 11, bAytFul2.pri, whole genome shotgun sequence genome, TCTTTTGCTCTGTCTCCCTAGTGataataaatacagatttcagTGCTACATTTGATTGCTACTAGACTTATGCTGGTCTATTAGGATTTCTAAATTGCATAAGCAGAAAGTGCTTCTGAAACATggcttaaaagaaaatcatatagAACtcaaaatgttacaaaaatCTAAGAACTACTGGAATTTCTGTTTAACTCGAGCAGAAATAAGTTAGATGTTGCACACCCTAGGCATAGCAAAACAGCAGCCAACTTCCTGTTCTCATGGGAGCGTCTTTATTCCCAGTCAGGTGTGTGGGGTCAGATCAATGGAGTCATTACTGAACGGCACTGCATCTGGCGTGTTATATGGACTTGTATCACATGAGCACGTTAACAGTCCCATCTGACTTCCACCGTAACCAGTAAAACTGTCCCTAAAATCCCCAGCTGGTGACCCAAATCTATCAAAAAAATTGAAAGGATGAATGAAAACTTAACCACTTTCAGAGCTGGTAAAGTAAGAAAGATTGAAATGACACAAAGATGTCCTGTAGGCTTCTATGATAAAATTAAGATTAATTGCTGGGAAAGTCCCACTTGCAGATGAAAGAGACGGAATGTACTCCTTGGGATCAGGTGGACCATTTTAGAAAGTACTAGGAAATGCTAAGCAACATGAATAGGATTACTGAGGGAAGCAGAACCAGGAATAAAATTCAGTTCTGTTGACCTGAAGCTGTCTACTCACCTCCCAGCTATTACAAGAAACACGTGGGAAGGGAAATAGCATATTGCACTTAGGATGgcagaaattacttttaaaaaggtaaatgaTTCATAAAACTTCATGCTAGTGAGCACTCCCCTGCACCTACAACCATGTACTTGCTCAAGCATTTAACACAGCTGTATTGCTCACTTCCAAGTCACAGTTCTCACGAGCAAAGAGCATTCAAGGTGATATTCTTGGCTTGTTAAGAGCAGCACACGTCCATCTGTCGAGATCTGTTTTGACAGAATTTAATCCCTTTGCGGTTCTTCTTTGTGtgtctgtttaattttttataacGTTGCATATTTCACttctcttaaaagcaaaatcctAAACATGATGTCTGATGCATGCAGGTTGTCTGTCGTAGACTTGCCTGTTCACTAAAGatatttagaaagcaaaaacattgaATGACCTGGCaagttttaaatcaaaagaaatgtgaacaAAGGTAAACTCATCTTCTTTCTGCAACATATGCAGGAAAAAGCTAGCAGGTATTGGTCCAAAAGACACTTAgatacacaagaaaaaaataataaaagaaaacagtgcagGCATCCAGGGCATCTCCATATCTTGCACATTGTAAGAATGTCTTATCATTCCATCCTATAAACCAGAAAAGCACTTTATATGTAGAAAAGAGCAACAATGCTCAGAGTATGGCCTTCTGCAGAACAGTGTAATAAATTAGGACCCTTTGGTTTGGAAAATAGGTAACTGGAGGTCCACAACCCaacaaatgctgcagaaaaggtGACAAGAGCATGATTATTCAGCTTCTCATAATACCAGAACTACAGAAAATGTGATAGTATCAAAtctgaaacacaaataaaatatttccctcAATAAGCAATTAAAGAGTACTATTCATTACCACATATTTGAGAGATAAAAGTATAATGAGTTTCAAAATGGTTCACCAGCAATTTCCAAAGAAATCCCTAAATTACTGACTGCTTGAATTTGGGATgataacacacacaaaaaaagatcaCTCAGATGATGCATGCTTTGTTGTACTTCTCTGAAAAGATCTGACATACTGGCCACCATCattagtactaggttaaagggACTTTGGGTATGAACCATCATGAAAATTCCTGTATTGTCAGCCTAAAAACTTTAAAGGTTTCCAGAATTAAACTCAATCaccatggaaaatgaaaaactattaGCAAGATTTGGTCAAATAAATGAATCTCATGAACTTAGGGCAGATTCAAATGACTGTTCAAAGATATTGTAGTAGTAGATAGTTCAGCAAAATTTAGCACATCTTTAGAAAGTGGAGACAGTATGGATTAGATGTTCCTTGTATGACCAAGTTAATGTAGATCATTATGGTACAATAACAAAACCAACTGAACTGAGGGAAGTGCAGAACCTTATGACCACTGGAAATGCTCACTTGCAATATTGCTACCTGCAGACACTGTTTTCCTACCAACAGATAATGTGGTTAGATTTGTTATGAGACAGGTTTTTGCCCTGCTCAAGCAGTTGGACCTAAGAACAACTCATGTGTTCACagctgtatatattttttttttttagcagaaccTGAATTCTCCAGGTCTGCTGCAGAAAGCCTTCAACAGACAGTTAAAAGCAATTCTCAGACAGCCATCTCCTTCTCTTTGGAAAGGAATTAATCTACACCAGCTGTGGAAAGTGAAGAATGCTTCCTGTCACCTTTATATCACAGCTTTCTGTCAGTGCCAGTGACAACATCACCTCCCAGGTTAACACCAGACACAGAGGTAAGCATCCATGGAGATAAAGtccaagtattttaaaagcagcatcaCAGATACCCTGGGGGATCTTCTATATGAGAcaacacaagcagcagcaaggccaAGCCCTAAGGAACCCTGGATAAATGTGCTTCATGAATAGATCATTCTGAATTTATCCCTTGCTCAAGGGTAACTGCTACTTCTTTGTAAATATCACACATGAACTAGCATCACATTATGATATCTGtatcttctatttaaaaaaaataaataaatttatccCGAGACTATTCTCATCCCCAGCAGGCCCAATCAAATTAATCCCAAATGTCTTCGCATATGTACCCagacacaacaaaacaaacagagaagtCAGGAGCAGCCCAGGTGCCAGTCTGGTTGGCTCTTTCCGAATTTCAAATGAAGCATCAGTTTGTTAGGCTTGTTAGAAGAAAAAGTTGTCTTCATGGCTAAGTTCCGAGACTACTGAGTGCAAGTTTGGCCCCTTTATGAAGAGAGCTAAACCTGTATGGCATGTACTACTCTGTCCCCAGGTTTTGCATCAGGGAGTACATAAAACCTGAATCTGAATACACGAGGATTTGAAGTGCAATCTAAGCTTGTTGAGTGCTGTAAATAATGGGCAATGGTCATTGcgagagagaaaaacattggATCTTTCCACCACTCACCTTACCAGGTGCTGCTTTTTAGGGTGAATTTCAGTAGTGAGGCTTAAAAGCCGGAAGCTTTACACTTGGCAACATCTTGAATAAAACAGCAATACTGTAACCGTTGCTAGCCTCAACACAGAGGGAATTTTtgacagctttttattttgacaagAACAGAGAAAGCTCTCAAATTCTCAACTCAAGAATCACTTCAGTCAAAGTGGATTACAGAAGCAATTCTCTTAATCAGCAAGTTTAGCATGGAGCAGAGctttacagaaaacagcttATAGAAACAGTAAACAAGAAGTTCCTCTCAATTATGCAGAGACCCCCACCTCAATTCCAGGTGATAAGTCATGGAAGCACAGTATTAATGCCTTATAAATAACACATCTATTTCTGTTCAGGACTGTTTCCTGTACCAAAACAATTTCACTAGTAAATAATTCTGCTTGTAGAGCTAGAGCCAATATCCTCCTTTATTCAGTAACATACCGTCTCTGCCATATATATCTAAGATAAACTGCTGTTGCTTCACCTTGAAAAATTACTTAGAGAACATTTTAATGAACTAGAGTGACTTTAcctaacagaacagaaaatggaagatctaagtgagaggaaaagaaccaccaccaccaaataACATCTTCAAACTCAGCTATCTCCACAAACCCACTCTGCTCCTACCTGTTCGTGAGTAATGCTGCTTGTTCTAAACATCATGGCTATAATCATGTCATCAggtcacacacaaaaaacctgCTAGTATTtagcaaataaaaccaaagtgTTCAATGTTTTTTGTCTAGGCACCTTgaaataatatcaaaataacTGATCTTGGAATTTGGACTATTACtgataacaattttaaaataccttctgtatttctttgcaTAAGGCCTTTTAAAATTTAGATCTAAAAACAGATAACAAGCAGACAATTTCATCAGCGGttgatttatttctgctttctgctctctctgGTCGCAGTTCAGTGAAACCCATAAATAAGTTAGGCTGGTGAAGGAGATTGAATTTTTGAGACCACAGCAGTAAATGAGGAATTGAACAGCCTGGAGGCTGAAATATCTTCTCTTGGGATATAAGCCTTTGGACCTATTAGCAGCTGTCTGTATTGCTGTTCCAGCCATCGACACATATGACCATGTCAACATATTGAAAtgatttatgtttctttgtGTTGCAAAAGGACAGACCTTATTTGTGTTTGGGGCTCCATCACTATTACTGGAAACATCAAAAGTCAGTTAGCTACATAGATTACAATATATACACACCCACGTTTTATTCCAAAATTAAAGTTTCCAAACACCATCAAGCTTCTCTCAGGAACTACTTCTCAATATTTAAAAGACATCCAAACAAATCTAATATTTAggaggcttaaaaaaaaaaaaaaaaaaaaaaaaaaaaaaaaaaaaaaaaaagttgaacaaGTTGAACAAGGCCTATAGGCTGTAAGCTTTTGTGTACACTTACAggaaaaaagttgtattttcaaCATGTTTACTATATCTAACACCTTTTGTTTCTCAACTAGTTTACAAAAGTGCTGTTTGTGCTGTTAGCCACAAATTTTTCCCTTATTAAGTACTAAAAAGTAAGATTTTCCAAAAACATGGAAAGACATGGTCAGCACAATTTGATTATAGAGAaaactgggttttgtttgttttttgttttgttttgtttttaacacttttaGTCAGTACTTGCAAAGGAAAGACTAACAGGgagacttgaaaataaaagcaagcagaacAAGCAAAGAAGAAACCTCCCCCACTACCCACCACTTACATATTTTGTAGTTCTCTGGCTTGGAATCAAAATTTCACCAAAACCCAAGAGATTCCACACACAACTGAAGAATCAATGAATCACCAAACCAAAGACCACGAGTAAAAAGAAGCATCTCCAGATCTTACTTCTTGCAAAAACATTGAGATGCCCTCTGGCAAAACGCAGCTCAGAGGAGCAGGCCCACACCCTCTGCAGGCACGTGGTGGCCATTTCGGGGCAGTTACCTCAGGAGCTGTCCCACCCGCCCGGCACAGGTGCCGCAGCGCTGTTCCTCCATCTTTGGCAGCAGACCCACACGTGATAAACAGCCTAACACACTGAAATGAACACTTGTACCCATCTCCCACTAATTTAGCATTCCACAAAAACTGAGGTTATTATTTCTAGCAAGGTGTCACTTAGTGAAGGCCACGGGCTTACCAGGCGTGGCAGAAACGGCGCCCCACAAAGTGCTGACCAGCAAGGCTTCAGACAATAGCCACacacgtaaaaaaaaaaaaaagagtaaaatttgCTAACAGATCTATAAAGGTATCTCTGCACCTAAGACAGTGCTATATCTAGTCCCAGGGCTCTCTGAACCCCACAGGGAGGAGTCAGGTGAGAGCTCCCAGACTCCACATGACTGCACACCTCCACAAGCCAGCATCCAAGCTAAACAGTTGAAGTAGAAAAGCGTTACccaagacaattttattttctaactaTTCACTTATATCCCACATAGTCACATGGTGTTCGCAGCAGGCTTCCAGTGTCCACTCCTGAGGGAAATGGCATACCTGCACAACGACGGACAGCTCCAGTATTGCCTTTCAGCTAGCCCTTGCTTCCAATTCACACAGTTGGATAGAAAGAGGCACACAGATTAAATTCATACAACTGGCAGGATGCTTAGGATCTACATTGTAGTGTGCTCCCCAAAAGGTTTTATCAGCTACTGTACAATGACCACTTCACTGACGGACATTCATAGAAAAGAGTTATCAATCAATCCCACAGGTGAACAAACAGGTGTCCTACGTAGTACAGTTCATTTACAGATAAGTGGacagaaaaaatgcagacaCTATGTAGCATaagtcttttaatttaaaaaaagcccTCCtacaaatagattttttttcatacatagTGCAAAACAGGTGGTGAATCCCATCTGATTTCTCTGCTTAGCacaaatttaattattatttttgcagaaaattaaaacttaacACACACTGAACTTTAACTctttaaattcagtttaaaaaaaaatctgtaatgagATTTTAGTATCCCACTTCAAAGATTAATGACATCAAATATTTTGGTAAAACAGACCAcatcataaaaaagaaaaaagtacacaATAGATATGAGGAAGTTTATGAGTTGATATAGTTTATTCCAGATTTCAATATGtactaataattatttttcgGGGAAATCATCACTGACAGAGAagtaaatgctattttaaatgttttcagaaagcttctCTTATCACAGTGTTGTAGATAAACTGtatgcagttttaaaaaagcagtgaaCTTATCTCTACTGATGATACACTGAATAAATACCATCACAATATGCAAAATACCTACGTTTAACATAAGGTTCCTTTCTGTCAAAATAATCCTGAGTATTAAGTAAAAACAGTCAGAAGCATGATTTATTCAGCATCTTAATCAGCTTGATTACATGTCAAATTTGAATTTCAGTAGCTAAGAAGAATGGTGGTTCAAACTTCACACCAGATGCTACcaccattattattttccaaatagcAGCCAGTGCTACATCAATGTTAGTTTTGCCAGGTTTAATGTCAATTGCACTGTAATTTGGGTGAAGTTGACTTAAAGAggagatgaaacaaaaataatttgcattcaTAACAAACCGAAAAACGTTCCCAATGACCAGggtgaaaacaaatttctgcattgcactgaataaaaataatacaccCTGCCCCACCGCATAaccattaaaatacatttttatctgctttcaCTGCTACAGAAGAATATGCAAAATAAGTCTAGTGCCAACATCTTTTACTCCTTGAGTTAttagggaaaaggaaaaggacacTTTCTTTCTGGGTAAGAAAGAACACACTATCTCAAATaagatgctttatttttcatcctgCTGACAAGGTTTTCTCCACTTAGATAACCAAAGTACTGCCCAAACCAttcttcatattatttttttttataataacaaAAATCATCCAAACTGTAACAGCCactgtttattaaaatgtatttttcttcaactgTAAGCATAGCTCTGAACGATGCCAGGTGAACCAGTAAGCAATTGTTAACTGCTGAAGAGATGACAATAAGATACAAGCATTTTAAGAGGCTTCTTCCATATCCACATCCTCTTGTAGCTTCTGCAccattttctcttccagctgtTTTGGTTTgccttcaaaacaaagaaatattaaattcaaGATGTCTCAACAGGCAAAACAACCTGAATATATTAAGCAGTTGTTTAACAGTAAACCCACCAAGCtgaatattatttattgttaacCTCCATCATCACCTAAAAATTATAGAATTGCTGCAATAGAACAGCTGATACAGTTTTTATGCAAAAGTCTAAAATGCAGTCaatgtatttttccacttaTGTAGCTAGCAAAAAGATTTAAGCTGTCCTGAATGGTGTGTTGGATGGCAATAATGTTACCTCTTAATAATGCTaccaaattgaaaaaaaaatacaggactgacatttgtttctgctctttaaTGCAATACACTGAAAAGGAAACTGTTGTTGTCTGAGAAACAATTGCACGTTAGTGTGCATCATTCCCTTAGCATAAGCAaagctaaaaaaacaaacaaaaaattaagcaTAAATATATCCTAACAAAAGCCTGTTTCACATAGCTACAGTCTTAAGATTTGTACataacacaaacagaaatgcaaaaaaccTTACAGATTTCTAGTTAACATCTAATACAGTAACCTACCTCCAACTGAGACAAGGTCATTAGTAATTTTTACAGAACACGAACTAATGGATATAAGTGTTggttcgtttttttttttttaaattctctctgTGTTCCATTAGCTGTACTTTataatctgtttttctcaaCATGATCTAACACAAAATAGCACTTTCAATAAGctgtttggaaaacagaaaatttaggAGGAATAGGTATCTGCAACTCAAAACTAACATAAAAACTCAGTTCACTGACAAAGAATATACAATATTTTATCTGTACTAGACAGTTTTTAGTCCAAATTAGCAGAATTACCATTATATCGCAAAAAGTTAGGATTATATTCCGGAAACAGTATTCTTACATAAGTTCACACAGTGAACTACATAAAAAAGCTACATTTCCACAATtagataacaacaaaaaaaaatctcatgtattttatattaattaatgCGGCTGGCTGTTGAGTTCAAATGATTCAATTCAAAGGGAAGACTTATATAAATACACTGATTAAGAGATTTGCAGTTCTGAAAGTACCAGGTATTACgtgcaataaaatgaaaacactgcagtAAGAAGGGATAAATGCAAGACCAAATAAGCAAAAAGGTATGTTTGATTCAGAACAAAGATATTGCTCACATTTCATGACAAGAGCTATACTTCACATTCAATAGTCAatttaattgttaaaaaaaaaaaaaacaaaaaaacatgagatTATTGGTGAGTAGGGTAAGTCGTACTAAAAAAAGATCAATATTCATCATAAAATTGTATACTCTAAGAGTATACACAAACCAGGTAAATCAAGTTCTTACCTGCATGTGGAGCACGAAGAAGGTGGATATTCTGTTTGACTTCTTTGATATCTTCTGCCTTCTGcaattctttgttcttctttaaTCTGGAAGATAGGggacattaaattaaattaccttTTAAGAGGTGgtggatgttttctgtttaatccATGACACACGTATTTAGCTATAGGTAAATAAGTGTTAAGTAACTCTGACtgtaagcaaataaatataaaaactatTTGAAAACCTAGTTAACTACATAATGGATTCAAAATCAGAAAGCCAGCACTATCAGCTCTTatcagaaatgtgtttaaatCTGGAAATCCaagctaaaaataatgaaataccaCTATTACAATTGCATGTGTAAAAGCTACATTTTCTTTGACAGCCTATATAGCATAGTAGTTAGGTAGCACAGCAGACTCCACTCAAACTATTTTACCTCATCACTTCGACTaccatacatgtatatgtaacaaagcaaataaacatttaaaactcctaattgttatttttctggaaagacCGACTGTCTAGTACAGATCTGCAAGAGCTCCTGTAATACAAATGCTTCTCCTCACCTGTTCATAATAAACCTAGCTTGGCGTTTTTGCTTGATTTCCTCCACTCTCTTCATTGCATCaactgaaacaaagcagaagttgCTGTAAAAGTGCTTACATAGATACAGTTGAAAATACATGTTATTTTACAGAGCAACGCTACCAGTACTCCATAATATGAAACCTCTACAACAGAGAGAACTCATATTGCATAGAAGTTCTTCCTTCTTcaaagagaacagatttttttgtataatattgagttatattttaaaacttattaaTGGTTTCACTTCTATGCCTACATACATTTTTTACAGTTAAGCATCACAAGAAAAGCCTCTTACTCTATTTGAAATCAGATGCAAGTTACCGTCTTCCCCTTTCTGGCATTCACCCCTAACTTACAAAGTAACTCTTCcattttatatcatttatattatttatgaaACAAACTAAAGCAGAATGAATGGGAACAAACAATGGTATTAGTATAAAGAGGCTTACACTGGGAGCCTCTTAAAATTCTGGAGAACAACCAAGGCTTTTTCAAAGATAACAGTTCAAAATACAGTAATGCTACACCTGGTTTTCTaaacagtttctgaaaataaataaataaatagaataaaaacaagcaaaaccccATACCCATTCATAACAGCCCCACACCTAAGAATTTGGTCATAACTCCAGTAATTTCCAAGAACAATCATTAGAGAGAGCAACTATTCTACACAGTCTCCTGAAAACATGTTCATGTAAAGTAGAAGTTCACTCCTCACAGTTactcttcagttctttttctaCCATGACTCACCAGTCTTGTTCCACAACTCTCTCTGGTATTTCACTGGCTCATTTCTACgtttttcaaattcaaatgaattatcctgtattaagaaaaagtaaatacagaTTATATACAGAAGCATATTTAGATCAATACATTCTTATTGTAGCACTCAACTATTAATATTCTCGattcctgtattttaaataaatttagagATTACTAGACTATGAGGGCATATATTAGTGTTTGACCTCAAAGTCTCACATGCCACAGTGATTTGCCTGAAAAGAACTATTTACCAAACCATCTCCTttgactattttctttttaataagacaaagggaacagaaaagTTCTAAAGTGAAGTAGGAACTACAGAGTAGACTAGACAGGTAGAAGGCAAAATGTGTAGTCATTATTCAACAGCCCAGAATTCTGAAAAAGTTcaagaaatgttatttcattgTAAGAATATCATAACAATAGAAAATCATTTGAAACGGTGAAATATTTCAATTGATGACACTGTAGGGTTTGGGGTGGGCTGatgagaggtgtttttttttctgctagacataattatttttgcacCAGTTTTATCTGAAGATTTTTCCTTACCCacgggctttttttttttttttcttttgtaactgtAAAGCAGAGTTTTGATCTTCACTTCATGTAAAGACAGTTTCAATGAGAGCTACTATATGTAGTAGCAAGAAATGGCACACAGACTCACAAACTTTGCTCCATTATGAAACAAATACTAGCCTTCACCATGTCATAGCatcaaaatgtacaaaaaaaaaaaaaaaacaaacactggccaaaaaaatcttctaaattCCAAGTGTGACAGGACATAACATCAGTGTCCTCAGTCACTCTAAGGGGAAGAATAAGCCAGTCCTTCAGAAATACTTTGTGAACAACCACCTGGCGACATTTATTACTTAAGGACAGTCCTGTAAAATACGAATACTTAgtatttttaacactgaattacatttgtcttttctttttaaccatcTTAAGTTCTCATACACTCTTTTTGAAACATTCCTATCTATGCAAAGACTTTCCCTATATACTGTAGGCATTAAGGATATTTCCAAAGGTAACATTGGTGTTTATATAGAGAAACTTCTTACTGTAAACCAGATTATCTGATTGTGCAGAAATACAATTACCAAAGGTCTACATTCA contains:
- the RSL24D1 gene encoding probable ribosome biogenesis protein RLP24, whose protein sequence is MRIEKCYFCSGPIYPGHGVVFVRNDCKIFRFCKSKCHKNFKKKRNPRKIRWTKAFRKAAGKELTVDNSFEFEKRRNEPVKYQRELWNKTVDAMKRVEEIKQKRQARFIMNRLKKNKELQKAEDIKEVKQNIHLLRAPHAGKPKQLEEKMVQKLQEDVDMEEAS